A window of the Nocardia sp. NBC_01329 genome harbors these coding sequences:
- the tal gene encoding transaldolase: MAQNENIAALAAAGVSVWLDDLSRDRIDSGNLAELIATRGIVGITTNPTIFQGALSKGHAYDDQVRELAARGADVDAAIRTITTDDVRAACDVLAPVFEQTGGVDGRVSIEVDPRLAFDADKTVAQAVELWKIVDRPNLFIKIPATEAGLPAITAVIEEGISVNVTLIFSVERYRSVMGAYLDGLRKARVGGHDLAKIHSVASFFVSRVDTEIDKRLEAIGTPEALALRGKAGVANARLAYAEYEDVFAPGGGHVSTYDHLASAGANRQRPLWASTGVKNPDYSDTLYVTELVAANTVNTLPEKTLEAVADHGEVRGDTVSGTGAEAAEVFEQLRAAGIDLDDVFAVLEREGVEKFEKSWEELLEATTGELRSAASTASSAGPSVATQATSSGSDAADAGGN; encoded by the coding sequence ATGGCACAGAACGAGAACATCGCCGCCTTGGCCGCGGCCGGGGTGTCGGTGTGGCTGGACGATCTGTCCCGCGATCGGATCGACTCCGGCAACCTCGCCGAACTGATCGCCACCCGCGGGATCGTCGGAATCACCACCAACCCGACCATCTTCCAGGGCGCCCTCAGCAAGGGGCACGCCTACGACGACCAGGTCCGTGAGCTCGCCGCCCGCGGCGCCGATGTCGACGCCGCGATCCGCACCATCACCACCGATGACGTCCGCGCGGCCTGCGATGTGCTGGCCCCGGTGTTCGAACAGACCGGCGGGGTCGACGGCCGGGTCTCCATCGAGGTCGACCCGCGCCTGGCCTTCGACGCCGACAAGACGGTCGCCCAGGCGGTCGAACTGTGGAAAATCGTCGACCGGCCGAACCTGTTCATCAAGATCCCGGCCACTGAGGCGGGCCTGCCCGCCATCACCGCGGTGATCGAGGAGGGCATCAGCGTGAACGTCACGCTGATCTTCTCGGTGGAGCGATACCGCTCGGTCATGGGCGCCTACCTCGACGGGCTGCGCAAAGCGCGGGTCGGCGGACACGATCTGGCCAAGATCCATTCGGTGGCGTCGTTCTTCGTATCACGGGTGGATACCGAAATCGACAAACGTCTCGAGGCCATCGGCACACCGGAAGCGCTGGCGCTGCGCGGTAAGGCCGGGGTGGCCAATGCCCGCCTGGCCTATGCCGAGTACGAAGACGTCTTCGCACCGGGTGGCGGTCACGTTTCCACCTATGATCACCTGGCCTCGGCCGGCGCCAACCGGCAGCGGCCGCTGTGGGCGTCGACCGGTGTCAAGAACCCCGACTACTCGGACACCCTCTACGTGACCGAACTGGTCGCGGCGAACACCGTGAACACGCTGCCGGAGAAGACGCTCGAGGCCGTCGCCGATCACGGCGAGGTCCGCGGGGACACCGTCTCCGGCACCGGCGCGGAAGCGGCCGAGGTCTTCGAGCAGTTGCGCGCGGCCGGTATCGATCTCGACGATGTGTTCGCGGTCCTCGAACGTGAGGGCGTGGAAAAGTTCGAGAAGTCCTGGGAGGAACTGCTGGAGGCCACCACGGGTGAACTCCGGTCCGCTGCATCGACGGCGTCCTCCGCGGGCCCCTCCGTGGCCACGCAGGCTACCTCCTCCGGGTCCGACGCGGCGGACGCGGGAGGTAACTGA
- the tkt gene encoding transketolase, producing the protein MSVTDDIRALTQPNLPDDWTDLDTKAVDTVRVLAADAVQTAGNGHPGTAMSLAPLAYTLFQRTMRHDPADPEWVGRDRFVLSCGHSSLTLYIQLYLAGFGLELDDLRNLRKWGSLTPGHPEYRHTKGVEITTGPLGQGLASAVGMAMAARRERGLFDPEAETGASPFDHHIYVIASDGDMEEGVTSEASSLAGTQQLGNLVVIYDDNKISIEDDTTIAFTEDVAARYAAYGWHVEVVEGGEDVVAIEAALAAAKAETGKPSMILLRTIIGYPAPNKMNTGASHGAALGADEVAGTKRALGFDPEQSFEVTDEVIAHTRKAAERGAKAHADWTVEFDAWAQRAPEAKKLFDRLFNGQLPAGWADGLPTWEPDAKGLATRKASAKVLAALGPVLPELWGGSADLAESNNTTIPDSLSFGPESISTGMWKASPYGRTLHFGVREHAMGSILNGIALHGPTRPYGGTFLVFSDYMRPAVRLAALMRVPVTYVWTHDSIGLGEDGPTHQPIEHLAALRAIPGLSVVRPGDANETAYAWRTVIEKHSGKHNSPFVSSDAVGTGGPAALALTRQDLPVQEGTSLEGVAKGGYILAEASTGVPRVIIIATGSELQLAVAARTTLEEQGIGTRVVSMPCVEWFDAQDKAYRDEVLPPAVAARVVVEAGIAMPWYRFTGDAGEIVSIEHFGASADYKTLFREFGFTPEAVVAAAQRTLDNVKG; encoded by the coding sequence GTGTCAGTGACAGACGACATCCGCGCCCTCACCCAGCCGAACCTTCCGGACGACTGGACGGATCTGGACACCAAAGCTGTCGACACCGTCCGGGTCCTCGCCGCCGACGCGGTGCAGACCGCGGGCAACGGCCACCCGGGTACCGCGATGAGTCTCGCGCCGCTGGCCTACACATTGTTCCAGCGCACCATGCGCCACGACCCAGCCGATCCCGAATGGGTCGGTCGCGACCGGTTCGTGCTGTCGTGCGGACACTCCAGCCTGACCCTCTACATCCAGCTCTATCTGGCGGGTTTCGGTCTGGAACTCGACGATCTGCGCAACCTGCGCAAGTGGGGTTCGCTGACCCCGGGCCACCCGGAGTACCGGCACACCAAGGGCGTGGAGATCACCACCGGGCCGCTGGGCCAGGGCCTGGCCTCCGCGGTGGGTATGGCGATGGCCGCCCGCCGCGAGCGCGGGCTGTTCGATCCCGAGGCCGAGACGGGTGCCAGCCCGTTCGATCACCACATCTACGTGATCGCCTCCGACGGCGATATGGAAGAGGGCGTCACCTCCGAGGCGTCCTCCCTCGCGGGCACCCAGCAGCTGGGCAACCTGGTGGTGATCTACGACGACAACAAGATCTCCATCGAGGACGACACCACCATCGCCTTCACCGAGGACGTGGCAGCCCGCTACGCGGCCTACGGCTGGCATGTCGAGGTGGTGGAGGGCGGCGAGGACGTCGTCGCGATCGAAGCCGCCTTGGCCGCGGCCAAGGCCGAGACCGGCAAACCGTCGATGATCCTGCTGCGCACCATCATCGGCTATCCGGCCCCCAACAAGATGAACACCGGTGCCTCGCACGGCGCCGCACTCGGGGCCGACGAAGTGGCCGGCACCAAACGCGCGCTCGGTTTCGATCCCGAGCAGAGCTTCGAGGTCACCGACGAGGTCATCGCGCACACCCGTAAGGCCGCCGAGCGTGGTGCGAAGGCGCACGCCGACTGGACTGTCGAATTCGACGCCTGGGCCCAGCGCGCGCCGGAGGCCAAGAAGCTGTTCGACCGGCTGTTCAACGGTCAGCTCCCCGCCGGCTGGGCCGACGGCCTGCCCACCTGGGAGCCCGATGCCAAGGGCCTGGCCACCCGTAAGGCCTCCGCCAAGGTGCTGGCCGCCCTGGGACCGGTGCTGCCGGAACTGTGGGGCGGTTCGGCCGACCTCGCCGAATCGAACAACACCACCATCCCGGATTCGCTGAGCTTCGGACCGGAATCCATCTCGACCGGGATGTGGAAGGCGAGCCCCTACGGCCGCACCCTGCATTTCGGGGTCCGTGAGCACGCGATGGGTTCGATCCTCAACGGCATCGCCCTGCACGGTCCCACCCGTCCCTACGGTGGCACCTTCCTGGTGTTCAGCGATTACATGCGTCCGGCCGTGCGGCTGGCCGCGCTCATGCGGGTACCGGTCACCTATGTCTGGACCCACGATTCGATCGGTCTCGGCGAGGACGGCCCGACCCACCAGCCGATCGAGCATCTAGCCGCCCTGCGCGCCATCCCGGGCCTGTCGGTGGTGCGCCCCGGCGATGCCAACGAGACCGCGTACGCCTGGCGCACGGTGATCGAGAAGCACAGCGGCAAACACAACTCGCCGTTCGTCTCGAGCGACGCCGTGGGCACCGGGGGCCCGGCAGCGCTGGCGCTGACCCGTCAGGACCTGCCGGTTCAGGAAGGCACCAGCCTCGAGGGTGTCGCCAAGGGCGGTTACATCCTGGCTGAGGCCTCCACCGGAGTACCGCGGGTGATCATCATCGCCACGGGCTCCGAGCTCCAACTCGCCGTGGCCGCGCGCACTACGCTGGAGGAGCAGGGCATCGGTACCCGGGTGGTCTCGATGCCCTGCGTGGAGTGGTTCGACGCGCAGGACAAGGCGTATCGCGACGAGGTGCTGCCCCCGGCGGTCGCCGCTCGAGTCGTCGTCGAGGCAGGTATCGCGATGCCGTGGTACCGGTTCACCGGCGACGCGGGCGAGATCGTTTCGATCGAGCATTTCGGCGCCTCGGCCGATTACAAGACCTTGTTCCGCGAGTTCGGCTTCACGCCGGAGGCTGTTGTGGCCGCTGCGCAGCGCACGCTCGACAATGTGAAGGGATAA
- a CDS encoding heme o synthase has translation MRIGHDAGVGGAHDSAPAPADRVLGSAKLARVARRPLAYVALTKPRVIELLLVATIPTMLLADRGQVDIRLILATLFGGWMGAASANTLNCVADADIDKVMKRTAKRPLARDAVPTSHAFVFGVVLGIGSFAWLWWQANLLSGVLVVATILFYVFVYTLGLKRRTSQNVVWGGAAGCMPALVGWSAVTGTIGWPALALFGVIFFWTPPHTWALAMRYKEDYRAAGVPMLPVVATEETVTKQIVVYTWLTVLTTLALVPATGVIYAAVALVAGAWFLLMAHQLYAGVRRGESVKPLRLFLQSNNYLAVVFCGLAVDSVLGWTTLGDVFFG, from the coding sequence GTGCGGATCGGTCATGACGCGGGGGTCGGCGGCGCCCACGATTCCGCCCCGGCACCCGCGGACCGCGTCCTCGGCAGTGCGAAGCTCGCCCGCGTCGCGCGGCGCCCACTCGCCTATGTCGCGCTCACCAAACCACGTGTCATCGAACTGTTGCTGGTGGCCACCATTCCCACGATGCTGCTGGCCGACCGCGGGCAGGTCGACATCCGGCTGATCCTGGCCACCCTGTTCGGCGGCTGGATGGGCGCGGCCAGCGCCAACACCCTCAACTGCGTGGCCGACGCCGATATCGACAAGGTGATGAAGCGGACCGCCAAGCGGCCACTGGCCCGTGACGCGGTACCGACCTCGCACGCCTTCGTTTTCGGTGTTGTGCTGGGTATCGGCTCGTTCGCGTGGCTGTGGTGGCAGGCAAACCTGCTCAGCGGTGTGCTGGTCGTCGCGACCATCCTGTTCTACGTCTTCGTCTATACCCTCGGTCTCAAGCGGCGTACCTCGCAGAACGTGGTGTGGGGCGGCGCGGCCGGTTGTATGCCCGCCCTCGTCGGCTGGTCGGCGGTCACCGGCACGATCGGCTGGCCCGCCCTGGCGCTGTTCGGTGTGATCTTCTTCTGGACCCCGCCGCATACCTGGGCGCTGGCCATGCGCTACAAGGAGGACTACCGGGCGGCCGGAGTGCCGATGCTGCCGGTGGTGGCCACCGAAGAGACCGTGACCAAACAGATCGTCGTCTACACCTGGCTGACCGTGCTGACGACGCTGGCGCTGGTACCTGCTACCGGGGTGATCTACGCAGCGGTCGCGCTGGTCGCCGGTGCCTGGTTCCTGCTGATGGCGCATCAGCTCTACGCCGGGGTCCGGCGGGGCGAATCGGTCAAACCGCTGCGCCTGTTCCTGCAGTCCAACAACTACCTCGCGGTGGTGTTCTGCGGTCTGGCCGTCGACTCGGTGCTCGGCTGGACCACCCTCGGCGACGTCTTCTTCGGCTGA